From a single Deltaproteobacteria bacterium genomic region:
- the tmk gene encoding dTMP kinase, which yields MTMQPLVNDTPGKLIAVEGLDGSGKSTQVYLLKRWLDLSGYKVFFTEWNSSSIVREATRKGKRRNLLTSTTFSLIHCTDFADRYERNILPMLKAGFIVLADRYKFTALARDTVRGCSQEWVEQLYSFAFQPDITFYFSLPLRTALDRILSGRPALKYHEAGMDLGLSPDPVKSFKIFQGRIHKTYELLAKKHGFTRISSDRPVEAIQEEVRGALRDRIDLAHYKAVTRWIVR from the coding sequence ATGACGATGCAACCCCTCGTGAACGACACCCCGGGAAAGCTGATCGCCGTCGAGGGACTCGACGGGTCCGGCAAATCGACCCAGGTGTATCTTCTCAAGCGGTGGCTGGATCTTTCCGGGTACAAGGTCTTCTTCACCGAGTGGAACTCCTCCTCGATCGTCCGTGAGGCCACACGGAAAGGGAAGAGGCGGAACCTCCTCACGTCGACCACCTTCTCCCTCATCCACTGCACCGACTTCGCCGACCGGTACGAGCGCAACATCCTCCCGATGCTCAAGGCGGGGTTCATCGTGCTGGCGGACCGCTACAAGTTCACCGCGCTCGCCCGCGACACCGTACGGGGGTGCTCCCAGGAGTGGGTCGAGCAGCTTTACAGCTTTGCGTTCCAGCCGGACATCACGTTCTACTTTTCCCTTCCGCTGCGCACGGCGCTCGACCGGATCCTGAGCGGCCGGCCGGCCCTCAAGTACCACGAGGCGGGGATGGACCTGGGGCTATCGCCCGACCCGGTGAAGAGCTTCAAGATCTTCCAGGGGAGAATCCACAAAACGTACGAGCTCCTCGCGAAAAAACACGGCTTCACCCGGATCTCCTCCGACCGCCCGGTCGAGGCGATCCAGGAGGAGGTTCGCGGGGCCCTTCGCGACCGGATCGACCTGGCGCACTACAAGGCCGTCACAAGGTGGATCGTCCGATGA
- a CDS encoding Ppx/GppA family phosphatase — protein sequence MAKIAAIDMGSNAIRFYAVETAGDSSYRVLENVREPIRLGGDVFLTGTIREENIRKAEAAFRRFRQLLRAHGVQTVRAVATCATREASNADLLLSRLERASGIRVEVINGDEEARLIALAVGKKISLGKKSALIVDLGGGSVEITFVENGRITLTDSHNFGAVRLLDMLSSAEEDLRSAGQLLNEYMELISRKLSRRGDGKRATLFIATGGNVESIAAIPGMHAEPHPDYPDTVRIKAGNLRRLMEELSGMSLKSRMERFGLREDRADVILPACFVYHRIAELNGSEEILVPRVSLKDGVIQEILEQGKGAEHLLDLREQVGVSCRELMARYKLDQKHAEKVADLVLSLFDQTEQLHGLGKQERIYLEAAALLHDIGYFISMQKHHKHSHYIISNSGIVGLSPLERLVVAGIARYHRKATPGANHPELEALPKRERDVVRALSSMLRIADALDKEHAGAIRNIDCRLQDGSLVLRAASKKSCRLEALSIMSNASMFREHFGVDVRLTIEPEG from the coding sequence ATGGCAAAAATCGCCGCCATCGACATGGGGTCCAACGCGATCCGGTTCTATGCGGTGGAGACGGCGGGGGACTCCTCCTACCGTGTCCTCGAAAACGTGCGGGAGCCGATCCGCCTGGGCGGCGACGTGTTCCTGACGGGGACCATCCGCGAGGAGAACATCCGGAAGGCCGAGGCGGCCTTCCGGCGGTTCCGGCAGCTCCTGAGGGCGCACGGGGTGCAGACCGTTCGGGCGGTAGCGACTTGCGCCACACGGGAAGCGTCCAACGCCGACCTGTTGCTCAGCCGCCTCGAACGCGCCTCCGGCATCCGCGTCGAAGTCATCAACGGCGACGAGGAGGCCCGGCTGATTGCCCTCGCCGTCGGGAAGAAGATCTCTCTGGGGAAAAAGAGCGCGCTCATCGTCGACCTCGGGGGCGGATCGGTGGAGATCACCTTCGTCGAGAACGGCCGGATCACCTTGACGGACTCCCATAACTTCGGCGCGGTCCGGCTGCTGGACATGCTGTCCTCCGCCGAGGAAGACCTCCGCAGCGCGGGGCAGTTGCTGAACGAATATATGGAATTGATCAGCCGGAAGCTTTCACGGCGGGGAGACGGGAAGAGGGCCACCCTGTTCATCGCCACCGGAGGGAACGTCGAGTCGATCGCGGCCATCCCCGGGATGCATGCGGAGCCGCACCCCGACTACCCGGACACCGTACGCATCAAGGCCGGGAACCTCCGAAGGCTGATGGAGGAGCTCTCCGGAATGTCGCTGAAAAGCCGGATGGAGCGGTTCGGCCTCCGGGAGGACCGGGCCGATGTCATCCTCCCCGCCTGTTTTGTATATCACCGGATCGCCGAGCTGAACGGCTCCGAGGAGATCCTCGTCCCCCGAGTGAGCCTGAAGGACGGCGTCATCCAGGAGATCCTCGAGCAGGGAAAGGGGGCCGAGCACCTGCTGGACCTCCGGGAGCAGGTGGGCGTGTCGTGCCGCGAACTGATGGCCCGGTACAAGCTGGACCAGAAACACGCGGAGAAGGTCGCGGATCTCGTCCTGAGCCTCTTCGACCAGACGGAACAACTCCACGGCCTGGGAAAGCAGGAGCGGATCTACCTCGAGGCGGCGGCGCTCCTGCACGACATCGGATACTTCATCAGCATGCAGAAGCACCACAAGCACAGCCACTACATCATCTCCAACTCCGGGATCGTGGGTCTCTCTCCCCTGGAACGCCTTGTCGTCGCGGGGATCGCCCGGTACCACCGGAAGGCGACCCCCGGCGCGAACCACCCCGAACTCGAGGCCCTCCCCAAGCGCGAACGCGACGTCGTCCGGGCCCTCTCCTCCATGCTTCGGATCGCCGATGCGCTCGACAAGGAGCATGCCGGGGCGATCCGGAACATCGACTGCCGGCTCCAGGACGGGTCGCTCGTCCTCCGGGCCGCCAGCAAGAAATCGTGCCGTCTGGAGGCCCTCAGCATCATGAGCAACGCGTCGATGTTCCGGGAACATTTCGGCGTCGATGTGCGACTGACCATCGAGCCGGAAGGATGA
- a CDS encoding CHAD domain-containing protein, whose amino-acid sequence MEAAAFLAETGRARTDLFRMRLGRAAADPASEEAIHDLRVSIRRVLAWIAVREALLGPNRDLRAARSSLKALMSPLGKLRDAHVKRDLIRTILPKGDEPSYLYAVLVASDVRRWEERVRRLLGRKSARRIRVPLPMARIGRETGADASVAGLRHLSMLGRAVRKHRKDALDPSNPVALHRMRLSFKKYRYAWELLEPLLPRAARNGAKRLHDFQTLLGTIHDCDVILAGVRTFRDGCLGEKAECALETAVRSLRSEKFRDFLRIAAPMVG is encoded by the coding sequence TTGGAGGCGGCGGCGTTCCTGGCGGAGACGGGGCGGGCGCGGACCGACCTGTTCCGGATGCGCCTGGGGCGGGCCGCCGCCGACCCCGCCTCGGAAGAAGCCATCCACGACCTCCGGGTCTCCATCCGGAGGGTTCTCGCCTGGATCGCCGTGAGGGAGGCGCTGCTCGGGCCGAATCGGGATCTCCGGGCGGCCCGTTCCTCGCTGAAGGCGCTCATGTCCCCCCTCGGGAAACTGCGCGATGCGCACGTGAAACGCGACTTGATCCGAACGATCCTGCCGAAAGGGGACGAGCCGTCCTACCTTTACGCCGTCCTCGTGGCAAGCGATGTCCGACGTTGGGAGGAAAGGGTCCGGAGACTCCTCGGAAGGAAGAGCGCCCGCCGGATCCGTGTTCCCCTGCCGATGGCCCGAATCGGTAGGGAAACCGGAGCCGACGCGTCCGTTGCGGGGTTGCGGCATCTATCGATGCTGGGGCGGGCCGTGCGGAAACACCGGAAGGACGCCCTCGACCCGTCGAACCCGGTTGCGCTCCACCGGATGCGGCTGTCGTTCAAGAAGTACCGGTACGCGTGGGAACTCCTCGAACCCCTCCTCCCCCGCGCGGCGCGGAACGGCGCGAAGCGGCTGCACGACTTCCAGACCCTCCTCGGGACGATCCACGACTGCGACGTGATTCTCGCGGGGGTCCGCACCTTCCGGGACGGGTGCCTGGGGGAAAAAGCGGAGTGCGCCCTGGAGACCGCCGTCCGCTCCCTGCGATCGGAGAAATTCCGCGATTTCCTGCGGATCGCGGCGCCAATGGTAGGATGA
- a CDS encoding thymidylate kinase — MIPSARFRFYGEGIPGVNLADLKGRLIVLEGPDASGRSTQIALLTDWLERRGHAVEHVGLNRSTLVSGELGKAKEGNVLSPRTLSLFYATDFADQLENRILPALRAGFIVLADRYIYTLMARDIVRGADLAWLQSVYSIALVPDLVMYLRVTPQKLLERYIYRGRELDYWESGMDIGYNRSWYDSFIRYQTELHRSFMRLQAMYGFVPVNGMRTPRAVTRELQTRIEAVIGPTA; from the coding sequence ATGATCCCATCGGCACGTTTCCGTTTCTACGGGGAAGGGATCCCCGGGGTGAACCTGGCGGACCTCAAGGGGAGGCTCATCGTCCTCGAGGGGCCGGACGCGTCCGGACGGAGCACGCAGATCGCGCTGCTCACCGACTGGCTGGAACGGCGCGGCCACGCCGTGGAGCACGTGGGGCTGAATCGGTCCACGCTGGTTTCCGGCGAGCTGGGGAAGGCGAAGGAGGGAAACGTCCTCTCCCCCCGGACGCTGTCGCTGTTCTACGCCACCGACTTCGCCGACCAGCTCGAGAACCGGATCCTCCCGGCGTTGCGGGCGGGGTTCATCGTGCTCGCCGACCGGTACATCTACACCTTGATGGCGCGGGACATCGTCCGGGGAGCGGACCTTGCGTGGCTGCAGTCGGTGTACAGCATCGCCCTCGTTCCCGATCTCGTGATGTACCTCCGCGTGACGCCCCAGAAGCTCCTCGAACGGTACATCTACCGCGGACGGGAGCTCGATTACTGGGAATCGGGGATGGATATCGGCTACAACCGCTCCTGGTACGACTCGTTCATCCGGTACCAGACGGAACTTCACCGTTCGTTCATGCGCCTCCAGGCCATGTACGGATTCGTCCCCGTGAACGGGATGAGGACCCCTCGCGCCGTCACCCGGGAGCTGCAGACCAGGATCGAGGCCGTGATCGGTCCAACCGCGTAA
- the phoU gene encoding phosphate signaling complex protein PhoU has protein sequence IEIDEACIELIALRQPAAVDLRFIAAAMKINTDMERIGDQAINIAERADSLLAVPTLKPLIDIPRMADIAQEMLKASLDAFVNGDDELAYRTILRDDTLDQLKDQIFRELLIFMMSDPTTIPRAMDLILVSRHLERIGDHATNICEDVIFMVKGKDVRHQGPLA, from the coding sequence ATCGAGATCGACGAGGCGTGCATCGAGCTCATCGCGCTGCGCCAGCCGGCGGCCGTCGATCTCCGCTTCATCGCCGCGGCGATGAAGATCAACACGGACATGGAGCGGATCGGAGACCAGGCGATCAACATCGCGGAGCGGGCGGATTCGCTTCTCGCCGTCCCGACGCTCAAACCGCTGATCGACATCCCGCGGATGGCCGATATCGCGCAGGAGATGCTGAAAGCTTCGCTCGACGCCTTCGTCAACGGCGACGACGAACTGGCGTACCGGACGATCCTTCGGGACGACACCCTGGACCAGCTCAAGGACCAGATATTCCGCGAGCTCCTGATCTTCATGATGTCCGACCCGACCACCATCCCGCGGGCCATGGACCTGATCCTCGTCTCCCGCCACCTCGAGCGGATCGGCGACCACGCCACCAACATCTGCGAGGACGTGATCTTCATGGTCAAGGGGAAGGACGTGCGGCACCAGGGGCCGCTGGCGTAG